A genomic window from Vigna radiata var. radiata cultivar VC1973A chromosome 2, Vradiata_ver6, whole genome shotgun sequence includes:
- the LOC106755893 gene encoding uncharacterized protein LOC106755893, producing the protein MLQLFFTVAFSTVPLTLYVPPIRSLNLFVETMEYVFRESRSYRNRVYPRLRVAWSRMLDFMLCNNNMR; encoded by the coding sequence atgttgCAGCTGTTCTTCACAGTGGCTTTCTCCACAGTTCCTCTGACCCTTTACGTGCCACCGATCAGAAGCTTGAATCTGTTTGTGGAAACAATGGAATATGTTTTCAGAGAATCAAGAAGTTACAGGAACAGGGTTTATCCTCGGCTACGAGTAGCTTGGTCAAGGATGTTGGATTTCATGCTCTGCAACAACAACATGAGGTAG